The following proteins are co-located in the Tripterygium wilfordii isolate XIE 37 chromosome 2, ASM1340144v1, whole genome shotgun sequence genome:
- the LOC119981531 gene encoding protein ELF4-LIKE 4-like encodes MEGRIFSGVGNGIPVDSKIVQTVHKNFMQVQGILDLNRLLINEINQNHQSKIPDNLSRNVALIRELNSNIRMVVDLYADLSSSLTRSIEASSEAESSGTLRSDGKANQKRVRSG; translated from the coding sequence ATGGAAGGTCGGATATTTTCAGGAGTAGGAAACGGTATTCCAGTAGATAGCAAAATTGTGCAGACGGTTCATAAGAATTTTATGCAGGTCCAAGGTATTTTAGATCTGAACAGATTGCTAATCAACGAGATCAACCAAAACCACCAGTCGAAAATTCCTGATAACTTGAGCCGGAATGTGGCTTTGATTAGAGAGCTGAACAGTAACATAAGAATGGTGGTAGATCTCTATGCTGATCTCTCAAGCTCACTTACAAGATCTATTGAAGCTTCATCAGAAGCAGAGTCAAGTGGAACTTTGAGATCTGATGGAAAAGCCAATCAGAAGAGAGTTAGATCTGGGTAA